A genomic stretch from Sulfurihydrogenibium azorense Az-Fu1 includes:
- a CDS encoding FCSD flavin-binding domain-containing protein has translation MINRRDLLKLTGLAGVSTLLGGKAFAMSSKVDESAVKGKAHVVVIGGGFGGATAAKYIKVFDKDISVTLVEPSTKYYTCPFSNTVIGGFKKLEDIEVDFSKLKDLYGVNIVHQTVVEIDAAGKTVTLDNGKKLKYDKLVVSPGISFNYSAVEGAKPEMAETLPHAWKAGPQTVLLRKQLEAMPDGGTFVMVIPPNPYRCPPGPYERASLVAWYLKNNKPKSKVLLLDAKNEFAKQKLFMEGWQALYGNMVEWVQADLGGKVVKVDPKEKIVYTSSGEKIKGDVINFIPHQKAGELVLKFGLADDKGWAQINPKTFESKNVKDIYVIGDSAATIMPKSGFSANSHGKAAAAAIVASINGKNPEDITIVNICYSLVSPDYGISVAAVYNVNEKGITAVQGAGGVSPAGMDEKFRKKEAIYAQVWYDNIVADTWGKV, from the coding sequence ATGATAAACAGAAGAGATTTACTAAAACTAACAGGTTTAGCAGGAGTTTCAACATTACTTGGTGGTAAAGCTTTTGCAATGTCTTCTAAAGTTGATGAATCTGCAGTAAAAGGTAAAGCTCATGTTGTAGTAATAGGTGGGGGATTTGGTGGTGCTACTGCTGCAAAATACATAAAAGTTTTTGACAAAGATATATCTGTTACGTTAGTTGAACCAAGTACAAAGTACTACACATGTCCATTTAGTAATACCGTTATAGGTGGATTTAAAAAGTTAGAAGATATAGAAGTAGATTTTTCTAAACTTAAGGATTTGTACGGTGTAAATATAGTCCATCAAACTGTAGTAGAAATAGATGCTGCAGGTAAAACGGTAACTTTAGATAATGGTAAAAAGTTAAAGTATGACAAGTTAGTTGTATCTCCGGGAATTAGCTTTAACTACTCTGCTGTAGAAGGTGCAAAACCTGAAATGGCAGAAACATTACCTCACGCATGGAAAGCAGGACCTCAGACAGTACTACTTAGAAAACAACTTGAGGCTATGCCAGACGGTGGAACATTTGTTATGGTAATACCCCCAAACCCTTACAGATGTCCACCCGGTCCATACGAAAGAGCTTCTTTAGTTGCTTGGTACCTTAAAAACAACAAACCAAAATCTAAAGTTTTACTACTTGACGCTAAAAACGAGTTTGCAAAACAAAAACTGTTTATGGAAGGTTGGCAGGCACTTTACGGAAATATGGTTGAGTGGGTACAGGCAGATTTAGGTGGTAAAGTAGTAAAAGTAGACCCTAAAGAAAAGATTGTTTACACTTCTTCCGGAGAAAAGATAAAAGGAGACGTTATTAACTTTATACCTCATCAGAAAGCTGGAGAGTTAGTATTAAAGTTTGGTCTTGCAGATGATAAAGGCTGGGCTCAAATAAATCCAAAAACATTTGAGTCAAAAAATGTAAAAGATATCTATGTAATAGGAGACTCAGCTGCTACAATTATGCCTAAATCTGGTTTCTCTGCAAACAGTCATGGAAAAGCTGCAGCAGCTGCAATAGTGGCATCTATAAACGGTAAAAATCCAGAAGACATAACTATAGTCAACATTTGCTACAGTCTCGTATCACCTGACTATGGAATATCTGTAGCAGCTGTTTACAACGTCAACGAAAAAGGAATAACAGCAGTTCAAGGTGCAGGTGGAGTATCTCCTGCAGGAATGGACGAAAAATTCAGAAAGAAAGAAGCAATTTACGCTCAGGTTTGGTATGACAACATCGTCGCAGACACTTGGGGAAAAGTGTAA
- a CDS encoding Rieske 2Fe-2S domain-containing protein, with the protein MNRRDLIKTCSLMAVGSMFSKGFFDSILASEKETYKAYQKALLVKEDLTPFTVKDISPNTALLFYYPYRSTPCYIINTGEEVKPTKVKLSNGKEYEFKGGIGQKKSIVAYSAICPHQWSYPSKDFSLINYYPSNEKSQTTGKSGVIQCCAHISVFDPKSGGQVLEGPAEVPLACIELIEEEGKIYATGVLGINQFEEFFDMYKSDLIDQYGGLEKAKEQLDKTVVMEVGKYVKEQIKC; encoded by the coding sequence ATGAATAGAAGAGATCTTATAAAAACTTGCTCTCTCATGGCAGTTGGAAGTATGTTCTCAAAAGGTTTTTTTGACTCTATTTTAGCTTCAGAAAAAGAAACCTATAAAGCTTACCAAAAAGCACTTTTAGTGAAAGAAGATTTAACTCCATTTACAGTAAAAGATATAAGTCCAAATACCGCTCTCTTATTCTACTACCCTTACAGGTCAACTCCTTGTTATATTATAAACACTGGTGAAGAGGTTAAACCTACAAAAGTAAAACTTTCAAACGGTAAAGAGTATGAGTTCAAAGGAGGCATAGGACAGAAAAAAAGTATCGTGGCTTACAGCGCAATATGTCCCCACCAATGGAGTTATCCAAGCAAAGACTTTTCATTAATAAATTACTACCCTTCTAACGAAAAATCACAAACTACAGGAAAAAGCGGTGTAATCCAGTGTTGTGCTCATATATCCGTATTTGATCCAAAAAGTGGAGGGCAAGTATTAGAAGGTCCAGCTGAAGTACCTCTTGCATGTATAGAACTTATAGAAGAAGAAGGAAAAATATACGCTACTGGTGTCTTAGGTATAAATCAGTTTGAAGAGTTTTTTGATATGTATAAATCTGATCTTATAGATCAGTATGGTGGTTTAGAAAAAGCAAAAGAACAGTTAGATAAAACCGTCGTTATGGAGGTAGGGAAGTATGTTAAAGAACAAATTAAATGTTAA
- a CDS encoding NAD(P)/FAD-dependent oxidoreductase, whose amino-acid sequence MLKNKLNVNRRQFLAGSVALAATNLIPDVSLAKEEAAKSTKSAKVVIVGGGYGGVSTARQLRKLLPDISITLIDKNPFFVSCPMSNLYLGDFYEFGNLCFPYEPLKAKYNIDFINTKVMDIDLDKKVVITPYDRISYDFLVLSPGISYDIDKSQKDFFIKYPPAFKPGGEHLYLKRLLEGFDGGDIVITVPSYPYRCPPAPYERAALILNYITKRKLKAHLYFIDANERPVINSEGFMKAYYELYQGYADYITGTTVKEIDTVNNVVKTTNGDFKFKLANIIPPMKASKLLEKIGLLENNQRWVEVETFTFETKVPNVFVIGDSARTFLPKSGFGANMQGKIVANIITERITGKKLKQEELLMVLCYSMVSDKEAIMSETSFKINREKNIITPIHREDNTRRESTVKRYHEWAKGLWREMFG is encoded by the coding sequence ATGTTAAAGAACAAATTAAATGTTAACAGAAGACAGTTTTTAGCCGGTAGTGTTGCACTGGCAGCAACTAACCTTATACCTGATGTGTCCCTTGCAAAGGAAGAAGCCGCTAAATCTACAAAATCGGCAAAAGTAGTTATAGTAGGTGGAGGATACGGTGGAGTATCTACAGCAAGACAGCTAAGAAAACTACTACCTGACATATCTATCACACTAATAGACAAAAACCCTTTCTTTGTATCCTGTCCTATGAGTAATCTTTACTTGGGAGACTTTTACGAGTTTGGCAACTTGTGTTTTCCATACGAACCTTTAAAGGCTAAATATAACATAGACTTTATAAACACTAAAGTAATGGATATAGACTTAGACAAAAAGGTAGTTATAACTCCTTACGATAGGATATCTTACGATTTCTTAGTTTTATCTCCCGGAATATCCTACGATATAGACAAATCTCAAAAAGATTTCTTTATAAAGTATCCACCTGCATTTAAACCCGGTGGAGAACATCTTTACTTAAAAAGATTGTTAGAAGGCTTTGATGGTGGTGATATCGTTATTACAGTCCCATCTTACCCTTACAGATGTCCTCCAGCTCCTTACGAAAGAGCTGCACTAATACTAAACTACATAACAAAAAGAAAACTCAAAGCCCATCTCTACTTTATAGATGCAAACGAAAGACCTGTCATTAACTCAGAAGGGTTTATGAAAGCTTACTACGAACTTTACCAAGGATACGCAGATTACATTACAGGAACAACGGTTAAGGAGATAGATACTGTAAACAATGTTGTAAAAACAACGAACGGAGACTTTAAGTTTAAGCTGGCCAACATAATCCCTCCTATGAAAGCATCAAAACTCTTAGAAAAAATAGGACTTTTAGAAAACAATCAAAGATGGGTAGAAGTTGAAACATTTACATTTGAGACGAAAGTTCCAAACGTTTTCGTTATAGGAGACTCTGCAAGAACATTCTTACCAAAGTCTGGTTTTGGTGCAAATATGCAAGGTAAGATAGTAGCAAACATCATAACGGAAAGAATAACAGGTAAAAAATTAAAACAAGAAGAGCTTTTAATGGTACTTTGCTACTCTATGGTTAGTGATAAAGAAGCTATAATGTCAGAGACAAGCTTCAAGATAAACAGAGAAAAAAATATAATTACACCTATTCACAGAGAAGACAATACTAGAAGAGAGTCCACAGTTAAAAGATATCACGAATGGGCAAAAGGACTATGGAGAGAGATGTTTGGTTAA
- the soxX gene encoding sulfur oxidation c-type cytochrome SoxX: protein MKLKKVILTTVATITGISALAFALTLQDAGIENPEAKSIMLKDVPPEPRLYAIDSSCNLSDKESIKKLAEKGKKVFMEVSKGNCVACHCAPEAKGCGNIGPDLTGYKNGLFKAPDYRGEPKTVDWLHQKIADGRILIPKELQSVPYYNIMTVQLTTGQLTAEEVCQLTAYILSLE from the coding sequence TTGAAACTAAAAAAAGTAATACTAACAACGGTAGCTACGATAACTGGAATTTCTGCTTTAGCCTTTGCTTTGACTCTTCAAGATGCTGGTATAGAAAATCCAGAAGCAAAAAGTATTATGCTAAAAGATGTGCCTCCTGAACCAAGGTTATACGCTATAGACTCTTCTTGTAACTTGTCAGATAAAGAAAGTATTAAAAAGTTAGCTGAAAAAGGTAAGAAAGTATTTATGGAAGTAAGTAAAGGGAACTGTGTCGCCTGCCACTGTGCCCCTGAAGCAAAAGGTTGTGGAAACATAGGACCAGACCTTACAGGCTATAAAAATGGACTGTTTAAAGCTCCAGATTACAGAGGAGAGCCAAAGACAGTTGACTGGCTTCATCAAAAGATAGCAGACGGAAGAATTTTAATCCCAAAAGAACTTCAAAGTGTACCATACTACAACATAATGACAGTTCAACTTACAACAGGACAGTTAACAGCCGAAGAAGTATGTCAGTTAACTGCTTACATTTTAAGTTTGGAGTGA
- a CDS encoding thioredoxin family protein — MKKVILALLVLIGFSNAQINWVPYNQAFEKAKKENKIVFIYIYSPSCHYCDIMDFNVFESKRVEELLNKHFIPVKLRKCSNEGIEVRKKYGFVGTPMFYFLNPDGSKIKTIFGAWEEKDFVKILNYFASGSYKEMTMDEYFMKQK, encoded by the coding sequence TTGAAAAAGGTTATACTTGCTTTACTTGTGTTAATAGGTTTTTCAAATGCCCAGATAAACTGGGTTCCTTACAACCAAGCCTTTGAGAAGGCAAAGAAGGAAAATAAAATAGTATTTATCTACATCTACTCTCCTTCCTGCCATTATTGTGATATTATGGATTTTAATGTATTTGAAAGCAAAAGAGTCGAAGAACTGCTTAACAAACATTTTATACCTGTAAAGCTTAGAAAGTGTAGCAACGAAGGAATAGAAGTAAGAAAGAAGTATGGCTTTGTAGGAACTCCAATGTTTTACTTTTTAAATCCAGATGGAAGTAAGATAAAAACAATTTTTGGTGCATGGGAAGAGAAAGACTTTGTTAAAATACTTAACTACTTCGCATCTGGAAGTTATAAAGAGATGACAATGGATGAATATTTTATGAAACAAAAATAG
- the soxY gene encoding thiosulfate oxidation carrier protein SoxY produces the protein MNRREFLKTTSLAAVSTALLGSGVFTDVKAAELVDNPPPKKPFDEALKEITGGKAVSDSDKVKLVAPEIAENGAVVPVTVEVELPIEQVKAIHILADKNHNARTMSVYFTPANGKAYISTRIRLAETMNVVAVAQLADGSFIKTQKPVKVTIGGCG, from the coding sequence ATGAACAGAAGAGAGTTTTTAAAAACAACATCGTTAGCAGCTGTATCAACAGCTTTACTAGGAAGTGGTGTCTTTACAGACGTAAAAGCTGCGGAGTTAGTGGACAACCCTCCACCTAAGAAGCCTTTTGATGAGGCTCTAAAAGAGATAACAGGTGGAAAAGCTGTATCAGACTCAGACAAAGTTAAACTCGTAGCTCCTGAGATTGCAGAAAACGGAGCAGTTGTACCTGTTACTGTAGAAGTAGAACTACCTATAGAACAAGTAAAAGCCATACACATTCTCGCAGACAAAAACCACAATGCAAGAACTATGAGTGTTTACTTTACACCTGCAAACGGTAAAGCTTACATATCTACCAGAATAAGACTGGCAGAAACTATGAACGTAGTTGCAGTAGCTCAACTTGCAGATGGTAGCTTTATAAAAACACAAAAACCGGTTAAAGTCACAATCGGTGGATGTGGATAA
- the soxZ gene encoding thiosulfate oxidation carrier complex protein SoxZ: MARQALVKINPKEYKKGDLIRIDSVIMHPMDTGLVKDKESGKYIAAHYITSVEVYYGDEKITWMEVSASVSANPFISFYVKATKSAPLKIVWKDNKGEVTEKVIDIKVD, translated from the coding sequence ATGGCAAGACAAGCTTTAGTAAAGATAAACCCAAAAGAGTATAAAAAGGGAGATTTGATTAGAATAGACTCTGTAATAATGCATCCTATGGACACTGGACTGGTAAAAGATAAAGAATCTGGGAAGTACATTGCAGCACATTACATCACAAGTGTAGAAGTTTACTATGGGGATGAGAAGATAACATGGATGGAAGTATCCGCATCAGTAAGTGCAAACCCATTTATCTCATTCTATGTAAAAGCTACAAAATCAGCTCCTTTAAAAATCGTTTGGAAAGACAACAAAGGTGAAGTAACAGAAAAAGTAATAGATATAAAAGTAGATTAA
- the soxA gene encoding sulfur oxidation c-type cytochrome SoxA produces MKLKGKVLLFGLAVALTTYGVNKSISQEAGQAISEEDLALYKSGINPGEVFAQEVGGALFNKPMGTSNKSCASCHSEEKLKKAVGTYPKYEPKLNTVISLQQRIQMCQKLNQGVDKPFPLNSQENTALLTYLKYIASGEKINVDTSSNPVVKEYYEYGKYVFDLKRGKRNLSCQTCHEFAAGMVLRMQRLTPLGAEYNGIKGTNAAAHWPGYRMTQSKVVTIEQRFQQCMSQAGMKILPLGSKEMVALELYVTSLANGATIEAPGLVR; encoded by the coding sequence ATGAAATTAAAGGGAAAAGTCTTGCTTTTTGGACTTGCAGTAGCATTAACAACTTACGGCGTAAATAAATCAATATCTCAAGAAGCAGGACAGGCAATATCAGAAGAAGACTTGGCACTTTATAAATCAGGTATAAACCCGGGAGAGGTTTTTGCCCAAGAAGTAGGTGGAGCACTGTTTAACAAACCTATGGGAACTTCCAACAAATCTTGTGCTTCTTGCCACAGTGAAGAAAAGTTAAAAAAGGCTGTAGGAACTTATCCTAAGTACGAACCAAAGTTAAACACAGTAATATCCCTACAACAGAGAATACAGATGTGTCAAAAATTAAACCAAGGGGTAGATAAACCTTTTCCTCTAAACAGTCAAGAAAACACAGCTTTATTAACATATCTTAAATACATAGCTTCCGGCGAAAAAATAAACGTAGATACATCATCTAACCCTGTAGTAAAAGAATACTACGAGTATGGTAAATACGTATTTGATCTTAAAAGAGGAAAAAGAAACCTATCTTGCCAAACCTGTCATGAGTTTGCAGCTGGTATGGTACTAAGAATGCAAAGATTAACTCCTTTAGGAGCTGAATACAACGGAATAAAGGGAACAAACGCCGCAGCTCACTGGCCAGGTTATAGAATGACTCAAAGTAAGGTAGTTACTATAGAACAAAGATTTCAACAGTGTATGTCTCAAGCCGGTATGAAGATTTTACCTCTTGGATCAAAAGAGATGGTAGCTTTAGAGCTTTATGTTACATCTTTAGCAAACGGTGCAACAATAGAAGCACCGGGATTAGTAAGATGA
- the soxB gene encoding thiosulfohydrolase SoxB translates to MNISRRDLFHLAAISGLSLTSTDVFAKLNEVKPESFFEFKGVGNVTLLHICDLHAHLKPLYWREPSTLISAKELIGTPGFLCGKAFMQYYGIKPNTIRAYFDTYIGFEELAKKYGKMGGVAYIKALVNRIKAERGADKVLFMDSGDTWQGTAVGLFTQGKAIVDAQNALGIDIMVGHWEFTYGKDRVLELVNKHLKAEFISQNVADEMWGDLIFKPYTIREVGGVKVAVIGNSFPYTPIANPKEFTEGWTFGIQAERLQKFVDEVRSKGADVVVLLSHDGFTLDQALAKMVKGIDVILSGHTHDPAPKPVIVGNTIIVIAGSHGKYLGRLDLEVKNKKITNFAFKLYPVASNFIKPDPEVEKFVEEVYKPYESQLSQVIGKTQTILYKRDTFYSTFDRVIMDAIKEETDCEIVFNPGYRWGTTVLPGGDITVDDVYSMTAITYPDVYRFELTGQQIKNLLEDIADNVFNSNPLYQQGGDMSRTLGLDYEIKISAPTGQRISNIKVNGKDLDPNRSYVVASWGGNLYRAGKNAKKFRPVYDITIDYIKRVKVVNPPLKSNVKILDVGCGCPTSEGKCL, encoded by the coding sequence ATGAACATCTCAAGAAGAGACCTTTTCCACCTTGCGGCTATATCCGGACTATCATTAACATCAACTGATGTATTTGCAAAGTTAAACGAAGTAAAACCAGAAAGCTTTTTTGAGTTTAAAGGCGTTGGCAACGTTACACTTTTACATATATGTGACCTTCATGCCCATTTAAAACCACTTTACTGGAGAGAACCATCTACTTTAATCTCTGCAAAAGAACTTATAGGAACTCCGGGATTTTTATGTGGAAAGGCTTTTATGCAGTATTACGGAATAAAGCCAAATACTATCAGAGCCTACTTTGACACATACATAGGTTTTGAAGAACTGGCTAAAAAATATGGAAAAATGGGTGGTGTAGCCTACATAAAAGCTCTTGTAAACCGTATAAAAGCAGAAAGGGGAGCTGACAAAGTCTTATTTATGGACTCTGGAGACACTTGGCAAGGAACTGCAGTAGGTCTTTTCACACAAGGAAAAGCTATAGTAGATGCTCAAAACGCCCTTGGTATAGACATAATGGTAGGACACTGGGAGTTTACCTACGGTAAAGACAGAGTTTTAGAGCTTGTAAATAAACATCTAAAGGCAGAGTTTATATCCCAAAACGTAGCAGATGAAATGTGGGGAGACCTTATATTCAAGCCTTACACAATAAGAGAGGTTGGTGGAGTAAAAGTAGCAGTTATAGGAAACTCTTTCCCTTACACGCCTATTGCAAACCCGAAAGAGTTTACAGAAGGCTGGACTTTTGGTATTCAAGCAGAAAGACTACAAAAATTTGTAGATGAAGTTAGAAGTAAAGGAGCTGATGTTGTAGTACTACTATCCCACGATGGATTTACGTTAGACCAAGCTTTAGCTAAGATGGTAAAAGGAATAGATGTTATACTTTCAGGACACACCCACGACCCAGCTCCAAAACCTGTAATAGTTGGCAACACAATAATAGTAATAGCTGGAAGCCACGGTAAATACCTTGGAAGACTTGACTTAGAAGTCAAAAATAAAAAGATAACAAACTTTGCCTTTAAACTCTATCCTGTTGCATCTAACTTTATAAAACCAGACCCTGAAGTTGAAAAATTCGTTGAAGAAGTTTATAAACCATATGAAAGCCAGCTCTCTCAAGTAATAGGTAAAACCCAAACTATACTTTACAAGAGAGACACATTCTACTCAACCTTTGACAGAGTAATAATGGACGCTATAAAAGAAGAGACAGACTGTGAAATAGTGTTTAACCCCGGTTATAGATGGGGAACTACCGTTCTTCCTGGAGGAGATATTACAGTTGATGATGTTTACAGCATGACTGCTATAACCTATCCTGACGTTTACAGATTTGAACTTACAGGTCAGCAGATTAAAAACCTCTTAGAAGATATAGCGGACAACGTGTTTAACTCTAACCCTCTCTATCAGCAAGGGGGAGATATGAGTAGAACTTTAGGCCTTGACTACGAGATTAAAATATCAGCTCCTACAGGCCAAAGAATATCAAATATCAAAGTAAACGGAAAAGACCTTGACCCAAATAGAAGTTATGTAGTTGCATCTTGGGGTGGTAATTTATATAGAGCAGGTAAAAATGCAAAGAAATTCAGACCAGTTTATGATATTACGATTGATTACATCAAAAGAGTTAAAGTCGTAAATCCACCTTTAAAGTCAAACGTAAAAATACTTGACGTTGGTTGTGGATGTCCTACAAGTGAGGGTAAATGTCTATGA
- a CDS encoding DUF302 domain-containing protein, which produces MKKFILALGSVFLFSCGGMIKDVSFETGDYLGTGYDEKPQKKITIQKESKEKQQTEKKSFLSALSSAVVSDSDDDEDMSDIYERSTNMSYQELDLLLRTELENANFKIVHVLNITNGVEEQGVKDFWKHMHIYLVCKLSECSKILKHNPQLASQFPIRVYTYEKDGRLIVGVFKPSMAIKYMGNLDAEGIKALKTLDREIKKVIDSVTK; this is translated from the coding sequence ATGAAAAAGTTTATTTTAGCTTTAGGTAGTGTGTTTCTTTTTTCCTGTGGAGGAATGATAAAAGATGTATCCTTTGAAACAGGAGACTATTTAGGAACGGGATACGATGAAAAACCTCAAAAAAAGATTACCATTCAAAAAGAAAGTAAAGAAAAACAACAAACAGAGAAAAAATCTTTTCTTTCTGCACTGTCTTCTGCCGTTGTATCAGATAGTGATGACGATGAAGATATGTCAGATATCTACGAAAGGTCAACAAATATGTCCTACCAAGAACTTGATTTACTCCTTAGGACTGAGCTTGAAAACGCAAACTTTAAAATAGTCCACGTTCTAAATATAACAAACGGAGTAGAAGAACAAGGAGTTAAAGACTTTTGGAAACATATGCACATATACTTAGTCTGTAAACTTTCAGAATGCTCCAAAATACTAAAACACAACCCACAACTTGCATCTCAATTCCCCATAAGAGTCTATACCTACGAGAAAGATGGAAGGTTAATTGTAGGGGTTTTTAAACCTTCAATGGCCATAAAGTACATGGGGAACCTTGACGCAGAAGGCATAAAAGCCCTAAAGACGCTAGACAGAGAAATAAAAAAAGTAATAGACAGTGTAACCAAATAA
- a CDS encoding porin, with product MRKVVLSAALGLAATALLSNPSQAAPKFYFGDGKELEIFFMNQLWGVYTMDRVEGTTKYDNRMDFFLRRSRVGFQGKITEDLSWRVWFAYDNVGLDPHTALAKNSNIGLVSLNSGNKEFYLWDAFFTYALHKNWANITVGYFRPQVGRENITAGFEVSSFEKALTNFYPRQHLVGTGPGRETGINIGGLYNDEKAKWGINYNFGVFNTDKFNSGSGGDNLLYTARVALSLGDPEMKKYSMGYKVNYFGKRNGITFAVNYAYQGRGWDTNQFPLADTTIWAGKLDANNKPKISFKNNQLLGFDILANYKDFTFNVEYDELKRNFDNSALNYKDKVWHVRAGYNFTLPNKTILEPAITYSEWEGDKASLNGNGKYKVTDIGLNWYIKQNNIKLNLHYVNQDGTKKSAYTTNGTDKAGDYIGVGLQLIF from the coding sequence ATGAGAAAAGTAGTTCTCTCAGCAGCTTTAGGATTAGCTGCAACAGCTTTACTATCAAACCCATCTCAAGCAGCTCCTAAGTTTTACTTTGGAGATGGAAAAGAGTTAGAAATCTTCTTCATGAACCAGCTCTGGGGTGTTTACACGATGGACAGAGTTGAAGGAACTACCAAGTACGATAACAGAATGGACTTTTTCCTAAGAAGGTCAAGGGTTGGATTCCAAGGAAAGATAACTGAAGATTTGTCTTGGAGAGTATGGTTTGCCTATGACAACGTTGGTTTAGACCCACACACAGCATTAGCTAAGAATAGTAATATAGGTTTAGTATCACTTAATTCAGGTAACAAAGAATTTTATCTTTGGGATGCATTTTTCACTTATGCACTACACAAAAACTGGGCTAACATTACGGTAGGTTACTTTAGACCACAAGTAGGTAGAGAAAACATTACAGCCGGATTTGAAGTTTCATCTTTTGAAAAAGCACTTACAAACTTTTATCCAAGACAGCACCTAGTTGGTACAGGTCCGGGTCGTGAAACAGGTATAAACATCGGCGGTCTTTACAACGATGAAAAAGCAAAATGGGGTATAAACTATAACTTTGGAGTATTTAACACTGACAAATTCAATAGTGGCTCTGGAGGAGATAACCTACTTTATACAGCAAGAGTTGCTTTATCACTTGGAGACCCAGAGATGAAGAAGTACTCTATGGGATATAAAGTTAACTACTTTGGAAAAAGAAATGGTATAACTTTTGCCGTTAACTACGCTTACCAAGGTAGAGGATGGGATACAAACCAATTCCCTTTAGCTGATACGACTATATGGGCAGGTAAACTTGATGCTAACAACAAACCAAAAATCTCTTTTAAAAACAACCAACTTTTAGGATTTGATATACTGGCAAACTACAAAGACTTTACTTTTAACGTAGAGTATGACGAGTTAAAAAGAAACTTTGACAACTCAGCTTTAAACTACAAAGATAAGGTATGGCATGTTAGAGCAGGATACAACTTTACACTACCAAACAAAACAATACTGGAGCCTGCTATAACATACTCTGAATGGGAAGGGGATAAAGCAAGTTTAAACGGAAATGGTAAATACAAAGTAACAGATATTGGTTTAAACTGGTACATAAAACAAAATAATATTAAACTAAACCTTCACTACGTCAACCAAGATGGAACTAAAAAATCAGCATATACCACAAACGGAACAGATAAAGCGGGAGATTACATAGGTGTTGGATTACAATTAATATTCTAA
- a CDS encoding DsrE family protein: protein MKKVFVLFVVLLFYLKSFSQEKPQFDSTLPDKIKAVFDWTFENPSDSVMATNFISNFIKAYDEFNPMGEYKLAVVSHGAEVLIFAKKNYEKHKEVIDRLKSMTQSYGLKIYVCRNTLRFFGLKEEDMQPFVIIVPAGVVELAKLQEEGYKLIPAVVHDLNKVKENYK from the coding sequence ATGAAAAAAGTTTTTGTGCTTTTTGTAGTTTTACTTTTTTATCTAAAATCTTTTTCTCAAGAAAAACCACAGTTTGACTCTACGCTTCCAGATAAAATAAAAGCTGTTTTTGATTGGACTTTTGAAAACCCTTCAGACAGTGTTATGGCTACAAACTTCATATCTAACTTTATCAAAGCCTACGATGAGTTTAACCCAATGGGAGAGTACAAGTTAGCAGTAGTAAGTCATGGTGCAGAAGTTTTAATATTTGCAAAGAAGAACTACGAAAAGCACAAAGAAGTGATAGATAGACTAAAGTCAATGACCCAAAGCTACGGACTCAAAATATACGTGTGTAGAAACACTTTGAGATTCTTTGGTTTAAAAGAAGAAGATATGCAACCTTTTGTTATAATTGTACCTGCAGGTGTTGTAGAGCTTGCAAAATTACAAGAAGAAGGCTATAAATTAATACCAGCAGTAGTCCACGATTTAAATAAAGTTAAAGAGAATTATAAGTAA